A genomic segment from Chloracidobacterium sp. encodes:
- a CDS encoding aldo/keto reductase translates to MASLWDKTLLGDTGLQVSRIGLGSSYGIGAREVEAAYERGINYLYWGSIQRPDFGKAIRRLAARNRERLVIVVQTYTRVGFLMKPALESALRELDTDYTDILLLGWWNDMPPRRILDAAVRLKQTGRARFIMISCHERKMFKAFIGEPVFDAIMVRYNAAHPGAETEVFPHLRHRRVGVVAYTATRWGSLLNPRLTPNGERTPSAADCYRFVLTNPHVDVCLAGPKDAEELEAAFAALDRGPMSADELAWMKRVGAAVREHHRQPWLARLVADLRP, encoded by the coding sequence ATGGCATCGCTCTGGGACAAAACGCTGCTAGGCGATACCGGTCTTCAGGTCAGCCGCATTGGTCTTGGGTCAAGTTATGGGATTGGCGCGCGTGAAGTTGAGGCCGCCTACGAACGCGGCATCAACTACCTCTACTGGGGTTCCATCCAGCGCCCGGATTTCGGCAAGGCCATTCGCCGGTTGGCGGCGCGCAACCGGGAACGGCTGGTGATTGTCGTCCAGACCTACACCCGCGTTGGCTTTTTGATGAAGCCAGCGTTGGAGTCCGCCCTGCGCGAGCTTGATACAGACTACACCGACATCCTGCTTCTGGGGTGGTGGAACGACATGCCCCCGCGCCGTATTCTTGACGCAGCAGTGCGCCTCAAGCAGACCGGGCGGGCGCGTTTCATCATGATTTCGTGCCACGAACGGAAAATGTTCAAGGCCTTCATCGGCGAGCCGGTCTTCGATGCGATTATGGTGCGCTACAACGCGGCGCATCCGGGGGCTGAAACGGAGGTTTTCCCTCACTTGCGCCACCGGCGCGTCGGCGTCGTCGCCTACACGGCGACGCGGTGGGGATCACTGCTCAATCCGCGCTTGACACCCAACGGTGAACGAACGCCAAGCGCCGCCGATTGCTATCGCTTTGTCCTTACCAATCCGCACGTAGATGTCTGTCTGGCCGGACCAAAAGACGCCGAGGAGCTTGAAGCCGCCTTCGCCGCCCTTGACCGCGGGCCGATGTCGGCCGACGAACTGGCTTGGATGAAGCGTGTCGGCGCAGCGGTGCGCGAACACCACCGGCAACCTTGGTTGGCGCGTCTCGTCGCCGACCTGCGTCCTTGA
- a CDS encoding YIP1 family protein: MADVGAPNETPFSETAAPVTSTVWRRLTGVFFSPGIVFATLRHKPDFLAPMLALAILTAGFSLFFSFWVKADPREIARRGFERQLELQGKRWTDLSNAEQRQFEQGIELGAGFQRFAPALGVVFGVVYTLALAGLHYIGVLLMRGQAGFKQVLSVTAYALYATEGVKYVLNIVVVFLRPPEIEQILRARGSFVISNPAPLLPESLPAWVLAAVSWLDAFSVWFIALMAIGLAAVAYRKTPKQMVVIPISLWLLGALGSVVFALVTGTK, from the coding sequence ATGGCTGATGTTGGCGCACCAAATGAAACGCCTTTCAGTGAGACCGCCGCGCCCGTAACTTCAACAGTTTGGCGACGCCTGACGGGAGTTTTTTTCTCACCCGGCATCGTGTTTGCGACGCTTCGTCACAAACCAGATTTCCTTGCGCCAATGCTGGCGCTGGCGATTTTGACAGCCGGTTTCTCGCTCTTTTTCAGCTTTTGGGTCAAAGCCGATCCCAGAGAAATTGCCCGGCGCGGGTTCGAGCGCCAACTCGAACTTCAAGGCAAGCGTTGGACCGATCTGTCTAACGCTGAACAGCGCCAATTTGAGCAAGGCATTGAGTTGGGTGCCGGCTTTCAGCGTTTTGCGCCGGCGCTAGGTGTCGTTTTCGGCGTTGTGTATACGCTGGCGCTGGCCGGGCTACACTATATCGGGGTACTGTTGATGCGTGGGCAGGCTGGTTTCAAACAGGTTCTGTCGGTGACGGCCTACGCTCTCTACGCTACAGAGGGCGTCAAATACGTCTTGAACATCGTGGTTGTTTTCCTGCGTCCGCCGGAGATTGAACAAATTCTCAGAGCGCGCGGGAGTTTTGTGATCAGCAACCCGGCTCCGCTGCTCCCGGAATCGCTGCCGGCGTGGGTGTTGGCAGCCGTCAGTTGGCTGGACGCCTTCTCCGTATGGTTTATCGCGTTGATGGCGATTGGGCTGGCGGCCGTCGCTTACAGGAAAACCCCAAAGCAAATGGTTGTGATTCCCATCAGTCTGTGGCTGCTTGGTGCTTTAGGATCGGTCGTTTTTGCGCTTGTGACCGGCACGAAGTAA
- a CDS encoding DNA photolyase family protein, translating to MTKRIIHWFRRDLRLDDNTALLAAYAATDAVVPVFIFDDAILRRPDTGANRVAFLLDSLRALDADLRARGGRLIIRRGRPEDELARLVVETGAVAVYFNQDVEPFALARDARVKARLAGLCAVEGFEDGGLTAPNAIKTKAGAPYTVFTPYKNAVLNQTIPRPRPAPAILKTPADIGGLPLPTLVELGFTTTVTLPPGGEGAAQTRLREFIHTSLHRYAAERDQLAANGTSGLSPYLRFGCLSPRRAYWAARDAFPQGAAGAEVWIAELIWRDFYRQILFHFPYVETGAFKRDYGELDWENNEEWFDRWRTGRTGFPIVDAAMRQLLTTGWMHNRARMIVASFLTKDLLIDWRWGECHFMQHLVDGDLAANNGGWQWAASTGTDAQPYFRIFNPTAQGKKFDPTGAYIRRYVPELRTVPDRWIHEPSRMPPDVQRAFRCVIGDDYPAPIVDHSRQRAKALALYGRAAGGKTTRRRSIVPIAHTSNVEG from the coding sequence ATGACGAAACGCATCATTCATTGGTTTCGGCGCGACCTGCGTCTTGACGATAACACGGCTTTGCTTGCCGCTTACGCTGCAACCGACGCTGTTGTTCCCGTTTTCATTTTTGACGACGCCATCCTGCGTCGTCCCGACACCGGGGCTAACCGCGTTGCGTTCCTGCTGGACAGCCTGCGTGCGCTTGACGCCGATCTGCGTGCGCGCGGCGGGAGGCTGATTATCCGGCGCGGTCGGCCGGAGGACGAACTGGCGCGGCTGGTTGTGGAAACTGGGGCCGTCGCCGTTTACTTCAACCAAGACGTTGAACCATTTGCACTGGCGCGGGATGCGCGGGTCAAGGCCCGACTGGCAGGGCTGTGCGCGGTGGAAGGCTTTGAAGACGGTGGCTTGACCGCGCCAAACGCCATCAAAACTAAGGCCGGAGCGCCCTACACCGTGTTTACGCCGTACAAAAACGCTGTCCTGAACCAAACCATTCCGCGTCCGCGCCCGGCTCCAGCCATCCTCAAGACGCCGGCCGACATCGGCGGATTGCCGCTCCCAACGCTTGTAGAACTCGGTTTTACAACTACAGTCACCTTACCGCCAGGCGGCGAAGGAGCGGCGCAAACGCGGTTGAGGGAGTTCATCCATACAAGCCTGCACCGCTACGCAGCAGAACGTGACCAGTTGGCGGCGAACGGTACATCCGGGCTGTCGCCTTATTTGCGTTTTGGCTGTCTTTCACCGCGCCGCGCCTACTGGGCGGCGCGCGACGCTTTTCCTCAAGGCGCAGCCGGTGCGGAGGTTTGGATTGCCGAACTCATCTGGCGCGATTTTTACCGGCAGATTCTCTTCCACTTTCCTTATGTTGAGACCGGCGCGTTCAAGCGAGACTATGGCGAACTCGATTGGGAAAACAACGAGGAGTGGTTTGACCGCTGGCGCACTGGGCGCACAGGCTTCCCAATTGTGGACGCCGCGATGCGGCAGTTGCTGACGACAGGCTGGATGCACAACCGCGCACGGATGATTGTCGCCTCGTTTCTGACGAAAGATTTGCTCATTGACTGGCGGTGGGGTGAGTGCCACTTTATGCAGCATCTGGTGGACGGGGACCTAGCCGCCAACAACGGAGGGTGGCAGTGGGCCGCCTCGACAGGGACAGACGCCCAGCCGTACTTTCGCATTTTCAACCCGACGGCGCAGGGGAAAAAATTCGATCCGACTGGGGCGTACATCCGCCGCTACGTTCCCGAACTCCGCACCGTGCCGGATCGCTGGATTCACGAGCCGTCTCGGATGCCGCCGGACGTACAGCGTGCCTTCCGGTGTGTGATTGGAGACGATTACCCTGCACCCATTGTGGATCATAGCCGTCAACGGGCGAAGGCGCTGGCGCTGTACGGTCGTGCGGCCGGCGGTAAAACAACGCGCCGCAGGAGCATCGTGCCCATCGCGCACACGTCCAATGTAGAAGGGTGA
- a CDS encoding inorganic pyrophosphatase codes for MDQTLEAALWKMMRTLFKAHPWHGVSIGEHSPVQVTAYIEIVPTDAVKYELDKTTGHLKVDRPQKYSNHCPTLYGLIPQTYCGARVGAFCAERTGRAALIGDGDPLDICVLTEKPIHHSDILVQAVPIGGLRMIDGNEADDKIIAVLRGDEVYGAWRDISECPPNLVERLRHYFLTYKEIPGATERRTEITHVYDAAEAHHVIRLSREDYLEAYGEFETLLNRALGTAAGAQAMHA; via the coding sequence ATGGATCAAACTCTGGAAGCCGCTCTGTGGAAGATGATGCGGACGCTGTTTAAGGCGCATCCGTGGCATGGCGTCTCAATCGGCGAACACTCGCCCGTCCAAGTCACGGCCTACATCGAAATCGTGCCGACCGACGCCGTCAAGTACGAACTGGACAAGACGACCGGACATTTGAAAGTTGACCGCCCACAGAAGTATTCCAACCACTGCCCGACGCTGTACGGTTTGATTCCACAAACCTACTGCGGTGCGCGGGTAGGCGCGTTTTGTGCAGAACGGACGGGACGCGCGGCCCTAATCGGCGACGGAGATCCACTTGACATCTGCGTGCTGACAGAGAAGCCGATTCACCACAGCGACATTCTCGTGCAGGCTGTCCCAATTGGCGGTCTGCGGATGATTGACGGCAATGAAGCCGACGACAAAATCATCGCCGTCCTGCGCGGCGACGAGGTGTACGGCGCATGGCGCGACATCAGCGAATGTCCGCCAAACCTGGTCGAGCGCCTGCGGCACTACTTTTTGACCTACAAGGAAATTCCGGGAGCGACCGAGCGCCGGACGGAAATTACCCACGTCTATGACGCGGCGGAAGCCCACCATGTCATCCGGTTGAGTCGGGAAGACTATCTGGAGGCGTACGGCGAGTTTGAAACGCTGCTCAATCGGGCGCTGGGGACAGCGGCCGGCGCACAGGCTATGCACGCCTAA
- the larC gene encoding nickel pincer cofactor biosynthesis protein LarC produces the protein MEIGYARCLHLDAFAGVSGDMIIGALLDAGASFETLCADLHKLRLDGYRLELRRVRRAGIDCAKFDVHLTDADHHHHQAHAADDHHHHGRGLGEITDIIAAAPLSERVKTQAVAVFRRLAEVEGRVHGIAPEAVHFHEVGAVDAIIDVVGACLCLEQLGVERLTSSPLRVGFGLVACAHGRYPIPAPGTAELLKGVPFYAGDIEGEFTTPTGAALVTTLCEAYARTPDFTVTHTGYGAGTRDIFGFPNALRVFLGTASKAAASPNGGALADETIAILEANLDDQAPHQLGYVMERLLADGALDVFFTPIQMKKQRPAVTLTVLCRPEDESRLATLVFRETTTLGVRRRLSNRYTLPRREVRVTTKDGMVRLKVAALPDGTETATPEYDDCRALAATTNKPLRVVYAEALQAYEKQRSGNAE, from the coding sequence ATGGAAATCGGTTATGCACGTTGTCTTCATCTTGACGCTTTCGCCGGTGTCAGCGGCGACATGATCATCGGCGCACTGCTTGACGCCGGCGCGTCGTTTGAAACATTGTGCGCTGATCTGCACAAGCTCCGACTTGACGGATACAGGTTGGAGCTGCGGCGCGTCCGGCGGGCTGGGATTGACTGCGCCAAGTTTGACGTTCATCTCACGGACGCTGATCATCACCACCATCAGGCGCACGCGGCCGACGACCATCACCACCACGGGCGTGGTCTGGGCGAGATCACGGACATCATCGCGGCGGCTCCATTGAGTGAGCGCGTCAAAACACAGGCCGTCGCCGTCTTCCGGCGACTGGCCGAAGTTGAAGGGCGCGTCCACGGAATTGCCCCCGAAGCGGTTCACTTTCACGAAGTCGGCGCGGTGGACGCCATCATTGATGTCGTCGGCGCATGTCTGTGCCTTGAACAGCTCGGCGTCGAGCGCCTAACGTCATCCCCCCTGCGGGTCGGCTTTGGGCTGGTTGCGTGCGCGCACGGACGTTACCCGATTCCGGCACCCGGTACGGCGGAACTGCTCAAAGGCGTTCCCTTTTACGCAGGTGACATCGAGGGCGAATTCACGACGCCCACCGGCGCGGCGCTTGTCACCACGCTCTGCGAAGCCTATGCGCGCACGCCGGATTTCACCGTGACGCACACCGGCTATGGAGCGGGAACGCGCGACATTTTCGGTTTTCCCAATGCGCTGCGTGTGTTTCTCGGCACGGCGTCCAAGGCGGCTGCTTCGCCGAATGGGGGCGCGCTTGCCGATGAAACCATCGCCATCCTCGAAGCCAACTTAGACGACCAAGCGCCGCACCAGCTGGGCTACGTGATGGAACGGCTCTTGGCGGACGGCGCGCTCGATGTGTTCTTTACCCCGATCCAGATGAAAAAACAGCGCCCGGCTGTGACGCTGACTGTCCTCTGCCGCCCGGAAGATGAGTCGCGCTTGGCTACCCTCGTCTTTCGAGAAACCACGACACTCGGTGTTCGGCGGCGACTGTCCAACCGCTACACGTTGCCCCGGCGGGAAGTTCGCGTCACAACCAAGGACGGCATGGTGCGCCTCAAGGTCGCCGCGCTACCCGACGGGACGGAAACCGCAACGCCCGAATATGATGACTGCCGGGCGCTGGCGGCGACGACAAACAAACCTTTGCGGGTGGTTTACGCCGAAGCTCTGCAAGCGTACGAAAAGCAACGAAGCGGGAATGCAGAATAA